Proteins from a single region of Electrophorus electricus isolate fEleEle1 chromosome 5, fEleEle1.pri, whole genome shotgun sequence:
- the arhgef1b gene encoding rho guanine nucleotide exchange factor 1b isoform X3: MRTLKMTWTRMELLKARPTHLLVFLHHVILQFDCAPVLCYLHAEIIRNLTAKETKKQFLEFYNNFLDKGAILRVSVPANVSYELDRTRLDLIPEDLQKRYAQDIQNMQAPEVHRQLIDFRQKRMMGMTPNEHELTEVENHYPTDRVPREMKEKAVAEMLLEKLSETNPSIVADDDKCSAIFSAVAFYMKQLGVKSRAPDSKKSRGFFRRRPPKKEEPKHTKVRNILSEATVWLTGSGNELKPNKMESEGDRDKSNHERKGSGIAAAGRGPGTEGMSLPSQSRKVVPPGPSPTQVPETSEAAHGSIATSTPDTPHTDTGLPSSRSDTQTVSDGGDVSPACPTLGVTVWENSSPSDTPLEESHDKDRRKIRSVRRSESLCVERRHSHRGGSARAKQFRSRSDVDLQPAATSHPPSPSPHHSVFVDTSLPPTDSPTGPDYGPLPQQEEVEPRLLELEQDPPNWRELAPSEVLNKLSKKETKRQEVINELFATEHAHVRMLSVLQTVFSRPLEREEIMNTNEVSAIFPNLDDIIEMHYAFYENLKKLRQDDGYVVKMISTPLLNIFNGSEGEWFQKLTARFCSHQSWALDQIKSRQRKDPRFNMFILEAESKPQCRRLQLKDIIPIEMQRLTKYPLLLENIAKSTEDNAERENIQQAAECCRKILNHVNEEVKHMENLLTLKDYQRRLDTSGLKPSNDLYMEYKSFDMTSRKMNYEGPLTWRVTKEKAIEVQGVLLGDLLVLLQKQDDKMLLKCQSKSFITTQESKQMLSPIIKLDSAFLRDVATDRKAFYVIFTWDSGAQIYELVSQTVADKKIWTDMIKSAVDELKKNGGSTLDRKRHGSVPASSMMSYSASLNPPLSPTENGTDPLKNTSRDKDSLTDEKGRHSLPVLIDYLAANRFDPLGHSNAPPEKLANEALDEVVAMKRLLVWGISPSDNAQADGEDGATLVTQETDGQSLVEVQSTHERLDGEEVRGEEEQGIAAPLALSFERMDELRNRLYSLEDKLKRLQNIEEDYHRLQEVLAKFIIQSGKYN, encoded by the exons aTCCTCCGAGTCTCTGTACCAGCCAATGTATCATACGAGTTAG ATCGCACTCGCCTGGACCTGATCCCTGAGGACCTCCAGAAGCGCTATGCTCAGGACATCCAGAATATGCAGGCTCCAGAGGTCCACCGGCAACTCATAGACTTCAG GCAGAAGAGGATGATGGGAATGACCCCTAACGAGCATGAGCTGACCGAGGTGGAGAATCACTACCCCACCGACCGCGTCCCCAGGGAGATGAAGGAGAAGGCTGTGGCTGAGATGCTTCTGGAGAAGCTGTCTGAAACCAA ccCCTCCATCGTTGCGGATGACGATAAATG tTCTGCCATCTTCAGTGCAGTAGCTTTCTACATGAAACAGCTGGGGGTGAAGAGCAGGGCTCCAGACAGCAAGAAGTCCAGAGGGTTCTTCAGGAGAAGG CCTCCCAAGAAAGAGGAGCCCAAACACACTAAAGTGCGCAATATTTTATCAGAGGCGACGGTCTGGTTGACGGGCAGTGGCA ATGAGCTCAAACCGAATAAGATGGAGAGTGAAG GTGACAGGGATAAGAGCAACCACGAGCGCAAAGGCTCAGGCATTGCCGCTGCCGGCCGCGGCCCAGGCACGGAGGGCATGTCCCTGCCCTCCCAGAGCCGGAAGGTGGTGCCGCCTGGCCCCAGCCCCACCCAGGTTCCGGAGACGAGTGAGGCAGCCCATGGCAGCATAGCCACATCCACCCCAGACACCCCCCACACCGACACAG GGTTGCCCAGCAGTCGATCAGACACCCAGACTGTGTCAGACGGGGGTGATGTATCACCAGCGTGCCCCACTTTGGGTGTCACTGTCTGGGAGAACTCTTCTCCCAGTGACACCCCTCTGGAGGAAAGCCATGACAAAGACAG ACGCAAGATAAG GAGTGTGCGACGcagtgagagtctgtgtgtggagcGCCGTCACTCTCACCGTGGTGGTTCTGCCCGTGCCAAACAGTTTCGTTCCCGTAGTGACGTGGACCTACAACCAGCTGCCACCTCCCATCCCCCTTCGCCCTCCCCCCATCACTCCGTCTT TGTGGATACATCTCTGCCTCCAACCGACAGTCCCACAGGCCCCGACTACGGCCCCTTACCTcagcaggaggaggtggagcccCGCCTCTTGGAACTTGAGCAGGACCCGCCCAACTGGAGAGAGCTGGCGCCCAGCGAAGTTCTAAATAAACTCAGCAAGAAGGAGACTAAGAGACAGGAAGTCATCAATG AGCTATTTGCCACAGAGCACGCCCACGTGCGCATGCTGAGCGTGCTCCAGACCGTCTTCTCCCGTCCACTGGAGCGGGAGGAGATCATGAACACAAACGAAGTGTCCGCCATCTTCCCCAACCTGGACGATATCATAGAGATGCACT ATGCTTTCTATGAGAACCTGAAGAAGCTCCGTCAGGATGATGGCTACGTGGTCAAAATGATCAGCACTCCCCTGCTCAACATA TTTAATGGATCTGAGGGTGAATGGTTCCAGAAGCTCACAGCTCGATTCTGCAGTCACCAGTCCTGGGCCTTGGACCAGATCAAGAGCAGGCAGAGGAAAGACCCACGCTTCAACATGTTTATATTG gAGGCAGAGAGTAAGCCCCAGTGCAGGAGACTGCAGTTGAAGGATATCATTCCAATCGAAATGCAAAGACTCACAAAGTACCCACTGCTTCTGGAGAACATTGCCAAGAGCACAG AGGACAATGCAGAGCGAGAGAACATCCAGCAGGCAGCTGAATGCTGCCGTAAAATCCTCAACCATGTCAATGAAGAGGTGAAGCACATGGAGAATTTACTG ACTTTAAAAGACTACCAGCGCAGGCTTGACACATCAGGACTGAAACCCAGCAATGACCTTTACATGGAGTACAAG AGTTTTGACATGACTTCCAGGAAAATGAATTATGAGGGGCCACTGACCTGGAGAGTAACTAAGGAGAAAGCTATAG agGTGCAAGGTGTGCTGCTGGGAGATTTGCTGGTTCTGCTGCAGAAGCAGGATGACAAGATGCTGTTAAAGTGTCAGAGTAAGAGCTTCATCACTACGCAGGAGAGCAAACAGATGCTCAGTCCCATCATCAAACTGGACTCCGCCTTCCTCCGAGATGTGGCCACAG ATCGCAAGGCCTTCTATGTAATCTTCACCTGGGATAGTGGTGCGCAGATCTATGAGCTCGTGTCCCAGACTGTGGCAGACAAGAAAAT TTGGACAGACATGATAAAGTCAGCAGTGGATGAGCTGAAGAAGAATGGAGGCTCTACCCTGGATAGGAAGAGGCATGGCAGCGTACCAGCAAGCAGCATGATGTCATATAGTGCCTC ACTGAACCCCCCTCTCAGTCCTACTGAAAATGGAACAGACCCTCTAAAAAACACTT ctCGAGACAAAGACAGCCTTACAGATGAAAAGGGGAGGCACTCTCTGCCTGTGCTGATTGACTACCTTGCAGCCAATAGATTTGATCCCCTTGGCCACAGCAATGCCCCACCAGAGAAACTTGCCAATGAGGCTTTGGATGAAG TGGTGGCCATGAAGAGGCTCCTGGTATGGGGAATTAGTCCGTCTGACAATGCCCAGGCTGACGGCGAGGATGGAGCAACTTTGGTGACACAGGAGACTGATGGTCAATCACTAG TGGAAGTGCAGAGCACACATGAGCGGCTGGATggtgaggaggtgagaggagaggaagaacaaGGGATTGCAGCTCCTCTAGCGCTTTCCTTTGAGCGCATGGACGAGCTTCGTAACAGACTGTACAGTCTGGAGGACAAACTAAAAAGACTACAG AACATAGAGGAGGACTATCATCGACTGCAGGAAGTACTCGCCAAGTTCATCATTCAAAGTGGCAAATACAACTGA
- the arhgef1b gene encoding rho guanine nucleotide exchange factor 1b isoform X5 produces the protein MLLKRPSIVADDDKCSAIFSAVAFYMKQLGVKSRAPDSKKSRGFFRRRPPKKEEPKHTKVRNILSEATVWLTGSGNELKPNKMESEGDRDKSNHERKGSGIAAAGRGPGTEGMSLPSQSRKVVPPGPSPTQVPETSEAAHGSIATSTPDTPHTDTGLPSSRSDTQTVSDGGDVSPACPTLGVTVWENSSPSDTPLEESHDKDRRKIRSVRRSESLCVERRHSHRGGSARAKQFRSRSDVDLQPAATSHPPSPSPHHSVFVDTSLPPTDSPTGPDYGPLPQQEEVEPRLLELEQDPPNWRELAPSEVLNKLSKKETKRQEVINELFATEHAHVRMLSVLQTVFSRPLEREEIMNTNEVSAIFPNLDDIIEMHYAFYENLKKLRQDDGYVVKMISTPLLNIFNGSEGEWFQKLTARFCSHQSWALDQIKSRQRKDPRFNMFILEAESKPQCRRLQLKDIIPIEMQRLTKYPLLLENIAKSTEDNAERENIQQAAECCRKILNHVNEEVKHMENLLTLKDYQRRLDTSGLKPSNDLYMEYKSFDMTSRKMNYEGPLTWRVTKEKAIEVQGVLLGDLLVLLQKQDDKMLLKCQSKSFITTQESKQMLSPIIKLDSAFLRDVATDRKAFYVIFTWDSGAQIYELVSQTVADKKIWTDMIKSAVDELKKNGGSTLDRKRHGSVPASSMMSYSASLNPPLSPTENGTDPLKNTSRDKDSLTDEKGRHSLPVLIDYLAANRFDPLGHSNAPPEKLANEALDEVVAMKRLLVWGISPSDNAQADGEDGATLVTQETDGQSLVEVQSTHERLDGEEVRGEEEQGIAAPLALSFERMDELRNRLYSLEDKLKRLQNIEEDYHRLQEVLAKFIIQSGKYN, from the exons ATGTTACTTAAACG ccCCTCCATCGTTGCGGATGACGATAAATG tTCTGCCATCTTCAGTGCAGTAGCTTTCTACATGAAACAGCTGGGGGTGAAGAGCAGGGCTCCAGACAGCAAGAAGTCCAGAGGGTTCTTCAGGAGAAGG CCTCCCAAGAAAGAGGAGCCCAAACACACTAAAGTGCGCAATATTTTATCAGAGGCGACGGTCTGGTTGACGGGCAGTGGCA ATGAGCTCAAACCGAATAAGATGGAGAGTGAAG GTGACAGGGATAAGAGCAACCACGAGCGCAAAGGCTCAGGCATTGCCGCTGCCGGCCGCGGCCCAGGCACGGAGGGCATGTCCCTGCCCTCCCAGAGCCGGAAGGTGGTGCCGCCTGGCCCCAGCCCCACCCAGGTTCCGGAGACGAGTGAGGCAGCCCATGGCAGCATAGCCACATCCACCCCAGACACCCCCCACACCGACACAG GGTTGCCCAGCAGTCGATCAGACACCCAGACTGTGTCAGACGGGGGTGATGTATCACCAGCGTGCCCCACTTTGGGTGTCACTGTCTGGGAGAACTCTTCTCCCAGTGACACCCCTCTGGAGGAAAGCCATGACAAAGACAG ACGCAAGATAAG GAGTGTGCGACGcagtgagagtctgtgtgtggagcGCCGTCACTCTCACCGTGGTGGTTCTGCCCGTGCCAAACAGTTTCGTTCCCGTAGTGACGTGGACCTACAACCAGCTGCCACCTCCCATCCCCCTTCGCCCTCCCCCCATCACTCCGTCTT TGTGGATACATCTCTGCCTCCAACCGACAGTCCCACAGGCCCCGACTACGGCCCCTTACCTcagcaggaggaggtggagcccCGCCTCTTGGAACTTGAGCAGGACCCGCCCAACTGGAGAGAGCTGGCGCCCAGCGAAGTTCTAAATAAACTCAGCAAGAAGGAGACTAAGAGACAGGAAGTCATCAATG AGCTATTTGCCACAGAGCACGCCCACGTGCGCATGCTGAGCGTGCTCCAGACCGTCTTCTCCCGTCCACTGGAGCGGGAGGAGATCATGAACACAAACGAAGTGTCCGCCATCTTCCCCAACCTGGACGATATCATAGAGATGCACT ATGCTTTCTATGAGAACCTGAAGAAGCTCCGTCAGGATGATGGCTACGTGGTCAAAATGATCAGCACTCCCCTGCTCAACATA TTTAATGGATCTGAGGGTGAATGGTTCCAGAAGCTCACAGCTCGATTCTGCAGTCACCAGTCCTGGGCCTTGGACCAGATCAAGAGCAGGCAGAGGAAAGACCCACGCTTCAACATGTTTATATTG gAGGCAGAGAGTAAGCCCCAGTGCAGGAGACTGCAGTTGAAGGATATCATTCCAATCGAAATGCAAAGACTCACAAAGTACCCACTGCTTCTGGAGAACATTGCCAAGAGCACAG AGGACAATGCAGAGCGAGAGAACATCCAGCAGGCAGCTGAATGCTGCCGTAAAATCCTCAACCATGTCAATGAAGAGGTGAAGCACATGGAGAATTTACTG ACTTTAAAAGACTACCAGCGCAGGCTTGACACATCAGGACTGAAACCCAGCAATGACCTTTACATGGAGTACAAG AGTTTTGACATGACTTCCAGGAAAATGAATTATGAGGGGCCACTGACCTGGAGAGTAACTAAGGAGAAAGCTATAG agGTGCAAGGTGTGCTGCTGGGAGATTTGCTGGTTCTGCTGCAGAAGCAGGATGACAAGATGCTGTTAAAGTGTCAGAGTAAGAGCTTCATCACTACGCAGGAGAGCAAACAGATGCTCAGTCCCATCATCAAACTGGACTCCGCCTTCCTCCGAGATGTGGCCACAG ATCGCAAGGCCTTCTATGTAATCTTCACCTGGGATAGTGGTGCGCAGATCTATGAGCTCGTGTCCCAGACTGTGGCAGACAAGAAAAT TTGGACAGACATGATAAAGTCAGCAGTGGATGAGCTGAAGAAGAATGGAGGCTCTACCCTGGATAGGAAGAGGCATGGCAGCGTACCAGCAAGCAGCATGATGTCATATAGTGCCTC ACTGAACCCCCCTCTCAGTCCTACTGAAAATGGAACAGACCCTCTAAAAAACACTT ctCGAGACAAAGACAGCCTTACAGATGAAAAGGGGAGGCACTCTCTGCCTGTGCTGATTGACTACCTTGCAGCCAATAGATTTGATCCCCTTGGCCACAGCAATGCCCCACCAGAGAAACTTGCCAATGAGGCTTTGGATGAAG TGGTGGCCATGAAGAGGCTCCTGGTATGGGGAATTAGTCCGTCTGACAATGCCCAGGCTGACGGCGAGGATGGAGCAACTTTGGTGACACAGGAGACTGATGGTCAATCACTAG TGGAAGTGCAGAGCACACATGAGCGGCTGGATggtgaggaggtgagaggagaggaagaacaaGGGATTGCAGCTCCTCTAGCGCTTTCCTTTGAGCGCATGGACGAGCTTCGTAACAGACTGTACAGTCTGGAGGACAAACTAAAAAGACTACAG AACATAGAGGAGGACTATCATCGACTGCAGGAAGTACTCGCCAAGTTCATCATTCAAAGTGGCAAATACAACTGA
- the arhgef1b gene encoding rho guanine nucleotide exchange factor 1b isoform X1, whose protein sequence is MDCEDAHDGWGPAGAHMVKNIIGAEDEDFENDLDPTIDDQCIHFTSMELLKARPTHLLVFLHHVILQFDCAPVLCYLHAEIIRNLTAKETKKQFLEFYNNFLDKGAILRVSVPANVSYELDRTRLDLIPEDLQKRYAQDIQNMQAPEVHRQLIDFRQKRMMGMTPNEHELTEVENHYPTDRVPREMKEKAVAEMLLEKLSETNPSIVADDDKCSAIFSAVAFYMKQLGVKSRAPDSKKSRGFFRRRPPKKEEPKHTKVRNILSEATVWLTGSGNELKPNKMESEGDRDKSNHERKGSGIAAAGRGPGTEGMSLPSQSRKVVPPGPSPTQVPETSEAAHGSIATSTPDTPHTDTGLPSSRSDTQTVSDGGDVSPACPTLGVTVWENSSPSDTPLEESHDKDRRKIRSVRRSESLCVERRHSHRGGSARAKQFRSRSDVDLQPAATSHPPSPSPHHSVFVDTSLPPTDSPTGPDYGPLPQQEEVEPRLLELEQDPPNWRELAPSEVLNKLSKKETKRQEVINELFATEHAHVRMLSVLQTVFSRPLEREEIMNTNEVSAIFPNLDDIIEMHYAFYENLKKLRQDDGYVVKMISTPLLNIFNGSEGEWFQKLTARFCSHQSWALDQIKSRQRKDPRFNMFILEAESKPQCRRLQLKDIIPIEMQRLTKYPLLLENIAKSTEDNAERENIQQAAECCRKILNHVNEEVKHMENLLTLKDYQRRLDTSGLKPSNDLYMEYKSFDMTSRKMNYEGPLTWRVTKEKAIEVQGVLLGDLLVLLQKQDDKMLLKCQSKSFITTQESKQMLSPIIKLDSAFLRDVATDRKAFYVIFTWDSGAQIYELVSQTVADKKIWTDMIKSAVDELKKNGGSTLDRKRHGSVPASSMMSYSASLNPPLSPTENGTDPLKNTSRDKDSLTDEKGRHSLPVLIDYLAANRFDPLGHSNAPPEKLANEALDEVVAMKRLLVWGISPSDNAQADGEDGATLVTQETDGQSLVEVQSTHERLDGEEVRGEEEQGIAAPLALSFERMDELRNRLYSLEDKLKRLQNIEEDYHRLQEVLAKFIIQSGKYN, encoded by the exons aTCCTCCGAGTCTCTGTACCAGCCAATGTATCATACGAGTTAG ATCGCACTCGCCTGGACCTGATCCCTGAGGACCTCCAGAAGCGCTATGCTCAGGACATCCAGAATATGCAGGCTCCAGAGGTCCACCGGCAACTCATAGACTTCAG GCAGAAGAGGATGATGGGAATGACCCCTAACGAGCATGAGCTGACCGAGGTGGAGAATCACTACCCCACCGACCGCGTCCCCAGGGAGATGAAGGAGAAGGCTGTGGCTGAGATGCTTCTGGAGAAGCTGTCTGAAACCAA ccCCTCCATCGTTGCGGATGACGATAAATG tTCTGCCATCTTCAGTGCAGTAGCTTTCTACATGAAACAGCTGGGGGTGAAGAGCAGGGCTCCAGACAGCAAGAAGTCCAGAGGGTTCTTCAGGAGAAGG CCTCCCAAGAAAGAGGAGCCCAAACACACTAAAGTGCGCAATATTTTATCAGAGGCGACGGTCTGGTTGACGGGCAGTGGCA ATGAGCTCAAACCGAATAAGATGGAGAGTGAAG GTGACAGGGATAAGAGCAACCACGAGCGCAAAGGCTCAGGCATTGCCGCTGCCGGCCGCGGCCCAGGCACGGAGGGCATGTCCCTGCCCTCCCAGAGCCGGAAGGTGGTGCCGCCTGGCCCCAGCCCCACCCAGGTTCCGGAGACGAGTGAGGCAGCCCATGGCAGCATAGCCACATCCACCCCAGACACCCCCCACACCGACACAG GGTTGCCCAGCAGTCGATCAGACACCCAGACTGTGTCAGACGGGGGTGATGTATCACCAGCGTGCCCCACTTTGGGTGTCACTGTCTGGGAGAACTCTTCTCCCAGTGACACCCCTCTGGAGGAAAGCCATGACAAAGACAG ACGCAAGATAAG GAGTGTGCGACGcagtgagagtctgtgtgtggagcGCCGTCACTCTCACCGTGGTGGTTCTGCCCGTGCCAAACAGTTTCGTTCCCGTAGTGACGTGGACCTACAACCAGCTGCCACCTCCCATCCCCCTTCGCCCTCCCCCCATCACTCCGTCTT TGTGGATACATCTCTGCCTCCAACCGACAGTCCCACAGGCCCCGACTACGGCCCCTTACCTcagcaggaggaggtggagcccCGCCTCTTGGAACTTGAGCAGGACCCGCCCAACTGGAGAGAGCTGGCGCCCAGCGAAGTTCTAAATAAACTCAGCAAGAAGGAGACTAAGAGACAGGAAGTCATCAATG AGCTATTTGCCACAGAGCACGCCCACGTGCGCATGCTGAGCGTGCTCCAGACCGTCTTCTCCCGTCCACTGGAGCGGGAGGAGATCATGAACACAAACGAAGTGTCCGCCATCTTCCCCAACCTGGACGATATCATAGAGATGCACT ATGCTTTCTATGAGAACCTGAAGAAGCTCCGTCAGGATGATGGCTACGTGGTCAAAATGATCAGCACTCCCCTGCTCAACATA TTTAATGGATCTGAGGGTGAATGGTTCCAGAAGCTCACAGCTCGATTCTGCAGTCACCAGTCCTGGGCCTTGGACCAGATCAAGAGCAGGCAGAGGAAAGACCCACGCTTCAACATGTTTATATTG gAGGCAGAGAGTAAGCCCCAGTGCAGGAGACTGCAGTTGAAGGATATCATTCCAATCGAAATGCAAAGACTCACAAAGTACCCACTGCTTCTGGAGAACATTGCCAAGAGCACAG AGGACAATGCAGAGCGAGAGAACATCCAGCAGGCAGCTGAATGCTGCCGTAAAATCCTCAACCATGTCAATGAAGAGGTGAAGCACATGGAGAATTTACTG ACTTTAAAAGACTACCAGCGCAGGCTTGACACATCAGGACTGAAACCCAGCAATGACCTTTACATGGAGTACAAG AGTTTTGACATGACTTCCAGGAAAATGAATTATGAGGGGCCACTGACCTGGAGAGTAACTAAGGAGAAAGCTATAG agGTGCAAGGTGTGCTGCTGGGAGATTTGCTGGTTCTGCTGCAGAAGCAGGATGACAAGATGCTGTTAAAGTGTCAGAGTAAGAGCTTCATCACTACGCAGGAGAGCAAACAGATGCTCAGTCCCATCATCAAACTGGACTCCGCCTTCCTCCGAGATGTGGCCACAG ATCGCAAGGCCTTCTATGTAATCTTCACCTGGGATAGTGGTGCGCAGATCTATGAGCTCGTGTCCCAGACTGTGGCAGACAAGAAAAT TTGGACAGACATGATAAAGTCAGCAGTGGATGAGCTGAAGAAGAATGGAGGCTCTACCCTGGATAGGAAGAGGCATGGCAGCGTACCAGCAAGCAGCATGATGTCATATAGTGCCTC ACTGAACCCCCCTCTCAGTCCTACTGAAAATGGAACAGACCCTCTAAAAAACACTT ctCGAGACAAAGACAGCCTTACAGATGAAAAGGGGAGGCACTCTCTGCCTGTGCTGATTGACTACCTTGCAGCCAATAGATTTGATCCCCTTGGCCACAGCAATGCCCCACCAGAGAAACTTGCCAATGAGGCTTTGGATGAAG TGGTGGCCATGAAGAGGCTCCTGGTATGGGGAATTAGTCCGTCTGACAATGCCCAGGCTGACGGCGAGGATGGAGCAACTTTGGTGACACAGGAGACTGATGGTCAATCACTAG TGGAAGTGCAGAGCACACATGAGCGGCTGGATggtgaggaggtgagaggagaggaagaacaaGGGATTGCAGCTCCTCTAGCGCTTTCCTTTGAGCGCATGGACGAGCTTCGTAACAGACTGTACAGTCTGGAGGACAAACTAAAAAGACTACAG AACATAGAGGAGGACTATCATCGACTGCAGGAAGTACTCGCCAAGTTCATCATTCAAAGTGGCAAATACAACTGA